The following are encoded in a window of Panicum virgatum strain AP13 chromosome 5N, P.virgatum_v5, whole genome shotgun sequence genomic DNA:
- the LOC120673771 gene encoding GDSL esterase/lipase At5g45910-like, translating to MGSHRRSTGAPPASALMLMLTLLCASWVLAAAQNYSAVFNFGDSITDTGNLCTNGRPSQITFTQPPYGETYFGTPTCRCSDGRVIVDFLSDQFGLPFLAPSKSSNADFKHGANMAITGATAMDAPFFRSLGLSDKIWNNGPISFQLQWFQQIATSVCGQNCTSYLANSLFVFGEFGGNDYNAMIFGGYTTEQARKYTPKIVNTISRGIDKLIAMGATNIVVPGVLPIGCFPIYLTIYQSSNSSDYDDLGCLHNFNDLSTYHNTLLQRRVDIIQSRHRKTARIMYADFYSGVYDMVRNPQNYGFSSVFETCCGSGGGKYNYQNSARCGMQGASACASPAAHLSWDGIHLTEAAYKQITDGWLKGRYCRPPILHS from the exons ATGGGGAGCCACCGAAGGAGTACCGGTGccccgccggcgtcggcgctgATGCTGATGCTGACCCTGCTCTGCGCGTCGTGGGTGCTCGCCGCGGCGCAGAACTACAGTGCCGTCTTCAACTTCGGCGACTCCATCACGGATACCGGCAACCTGTGCACCAACGGCAGGCCGTCGCAGATCACCTTCACCCAGCCGCCCTACGGCGAGACCTACTTCGGCACCCCGACATGCCGCTGCTCCGACGGCCGCGTCATCGTCGACTTCCTGA GCGACCAGTTCGGACTGCCGTTCCTGGCACCGTCCAAGTCCAGCAACGCGGACTTCAAGCACGGCGCGAACATGGCGATCACGGGCGCGACGGCCATGGACGCGCCCTTCTTCCGGTCGCTCGGGCTCTCCGACAAGATCTGGAACAACGGGCCCATCAGCTTTCAGCTCCAGTGGTTCCAGCAGATCGCCACTTCCGTCTGCGGGCAAA ATTGCACAAGCTACCTGGCCAACTCCCTATTCGTGTTCGGCGAGTTCGGCGGCAACGACTACAACGCCATGATTTTCGGCGGCTACACCACTGAGCAGGCCAGGAAATACACCCCGAAGATCGTCAACACCATCTCCAGGGGCATCGAT AAACTCATCGCCATGGGCGCGACGAACATCGTGGTGCCGGGGGTGCTGCCTATCGGGTGCTTCCCCATCTACCTGACCATCTACCAGAGCTCCAACAGCAGCGACTACGACGACCTCGGCTGCCTCCACAACTTCAATGACCTCTCCACGTACCACAACACCCTGCTCCAGAGAAGGGTCGACATCATCCAGAGCAGGCACAGGAAGACGGCACGGATCATGTACGCCGACTTCTACTCCGGCGTCTACGACATGGTCCGGAACCCGCAGAATTACG GGTTCAGCTCGGTGTTCGAGACGTGCTGCGGGTCGGGCGGCGGCAAGTACAACTACCAGAACAGCGCCCGGTGCGGGATGCAGGGCGCGTCCGCGTGCGCCAGCCCCGCCGCGCACCTCAGCTGGGACGGCATCCACCTCACCGAGGCCGCGTACAAGCAGATCACCGACGGCTGGCTCAAAGGGCGCTACTGCCGCCCGCCCATCCTTCACAGCTAA